Proteins encoded together in one Nymphalis io chromosome 24, ilAglIoxx1.1, whole genome shotgun sequence window:
- the LOC126777798 gene encoding trypsin-2-like yields MFYIIFIYFIFHHIIPADFNKFDIIIIPLLNVKGTTRNDEKLNLWSRYKKNNDDDLKLDIQPYDEATDMVDIDSFDYNKDRDNLYLSEKDSSPQRIGEDLSANYGEDKIVGGFEVDINLYPYHAAYGSNCGGAIIDKKWILTAGHCGKKPYVRVGSKYLNQGQKIPVRRNIIHPMWTAKNKDHPFDYDFQLLELAVPLKFHENIQPVKIAHVEDMVIGKVVTVTGWGNTEENGPYSNVLRAVRVPIISKENCQLVPFPYFRGSLTSRMFCAGFSEGKKDACQGDSGGPAVAYDRLLGMVSFGYGCATPGSFGVYSKVSKVRPWIKEITGMILD; encoded by the exons atgttttatatcattttcatatattttatatttcatcatatAATACCAGCtgattttaata aatttgatataattattataccattattaaatgtaaaaggcACAACAAGAAACGATGAAAAACTAAATCTATGGTCgcgatataagaaaaataatgatgatgatttaaaacTAGACATACAACCGTACGACGAAGCAACGGATATGGTCGATATTGATAGCttcgattataataaagatCGCGATAACTTATACTTATCAGAAAAAGATAGTAGCCCTCAAAGAATAGGTGAAGATTTGTCAGCAAATTATGGCGAGGATAAAATTGTGGGCGGTTTTGAGGTTGATATCAATTTGTACCCATACCATGCCGCATATGGAAGTAATTGCGGAGGAGCGATAATTGACAAAAAGTGGATTTTAACAGCTGGACACTGTGG AAAGAAACCATATGTAAGAGTGGGTTCTAAATACTTGAACCAGGGCCAAAAAATACCTGTAAGAAGAAACATCATCCATCCAATGTGGACAGCAAAGAATAAAGATCATCCTTTCGATTACGACTTTCAACTCCTGGAACTCGCTGTACCATTGAAATTTCATGAAAACATACAACCAGTTAAAATAGCCCACGTAGAAGATATGGTAATTGGTAAAGTCGTTACAGTTACTGGATGGGGTAATACTGAAGAAAAT GGCCCTTATTCAAATGTTTTACGCGCGGTTCGAGTGCCAATTATATCGAAAGAAAATTGCCAGCTGGTACCGTTTCCATATTTTCGAGGAAGCCTGACTTCTAGAATGTTCTGCGCGGGATTTTCCGAAGGAAAAAAGGATGCCTGCCAG ggcGATTCAGGAGGACCCGCTGTGGCCTATGATAGACTTTTAGGTATGGTATCGTTTGGTTATGGATGCGCTACTCCTGGCTCTTTTGGTGTTTACAGCAAAGTGTCTAAAGTCAGACCTTGGATAAAAGAAATTACAGGAATGATATTAGATTAa